From the Saccharobesus litoralis genome, one window contains:
- a CDS encoding carboxypeptidase regulatory-like domain-containing protein: MYFSNNLRWMRLLAIVLALGLASCGGGGSGEPPQTEVDSDKDGVPDNQDAFPNDPTETKDSDSDGVGDNADKFPDDPNETKDSDGDGIGDNADKDRDNDGVDDNADAFPDDPTETKDTDSDGVGDNADKFPTDATETHDLDNDGVGDNSDPDKDGDGVNNDVDAFPEDKNESKDTDGDGVGDNADPDRDGDGVNNDLDDFPDDKNETTDTDKDGIGNVADTDDDGDGMPDTFETQYQLDPLVNDANQDKDNDGLTNIQEHQLGTAPDTVNQQFTGDAYGQANATITFWDKQGAEVSLVSQSAAAVSAANDTTQTDASGLFTFFAKQDVTYPLLVKAAGTKDTYSFVFESGKSVTVSDLTSVVAKNIFEGTKVGQSVESRFASVLANGVSDLKQRSFLELSTVIEEIKQVSPNFDFGHFSLDKIFAGSADLKTQLTQTSAVTTALKNKVEQKPGFSGVISGVITEQTTKKPVSGVNVFIEGEINATTSDIDGQFILRNVPVGKRLAVTFTSQHYAPNQKIIEFDDTDLTTSTSIKVKLKPVQSSIPLSKITLGGVVVASEDGKEQLRVATNDQSVSLLVSPSFVDKVLQATNKQRRAARGGVLAASESANASNISLDITSIDPTNERDIFPGNFEARDLSDVSAANEEQAPITLESVVLSDFTLRDENGNELAMPDGETITARLEIPATLQTQYRAEFEAGIRTIPWWSYNEVTGEWVWESEATLLDVNGTLYAEAVLTHFSWWNVDKPISTHAEICGRVVDGSGNPILGADVIANGISYNGNSNDVTDASGGYSMRVKKLSTISVAATFADITRSINVSVTNQGVNQGCQNQVDIEIATVEVSGTVRDQNDQALEGVKLLFSNGTTVFTDSEGKYSVNTATDLTLKIKASIIKNELRHSTSTEVVVQDIDVTHDITVITDPVEITGVISVDVLGTVSPLSNAVITAQNGQVVKAATDGSFVVTTPSKEAASAFVVEVNATLPSGLVAKRSFDLTPSNQDIDLGSITFVDQVVTVIGKVLDPNGKPLRGIDVVSSLSIGATTDNNGEYRISVPAGQQINVSATYRDTYINVEETVTTATVVIPSDATEVLLSNLRFKNTLPATVTGTVREKDTSTPLAGVTIVTSLGETVVTNERGVYTLRAPVASNIGLDYSFDYADDNGQQARFGAGSDSVATGASGSTTTKNLLLDLVSNPPSILSVALNPKVVSTNESVEVSVFAKDPDGDPLTINIAGQVVPHASQTLQADGSMKATVTLTSQATQGTQTFKVTATEDVTDPSPSATRNVQLIVKANSVPAVIELIGDVKTLRPGEGLTLSAKAYDIDGDVISYRWQDGQGNTVVTDSNNYFFVVPVDTADGEYTATLTVEDAKHDANFNSLSFTYFVQSNRAPIITGVFTTPATTVTSGTEVRLNAVASDPDGNTVSYLWQNANDETVSTTRTLEFVAPDVTAEIVVIYKLTVSDGEKQTTQSVAVIVEPVADNQPTEPEEEASLSGFVTDPSGTPIAGALIEIYNVDRSVDVQTASDVTGFYQFFDIPAGDYFVVVTRDGFTLSSSRVQIQEQAQE; encoded by the coding sequence ATGTACTTTTCTAATAACTTGCGGTGGATGCGACTGCTGGCAATTGTGTTAGCTTTAGGGCTAGCGAGCTGTGGTGGCGGTGGCTCCGGTGAACCCCCTCAAACAGAAGTAGACTCGGACAAAGATGGTGTACCTGATAATCAGGACGCTTTTCCGAACGACCCTACAGAAACAAAAGATTCCGATTCTGATGGTGTTGGTGACAATGCGGATAAATTTCCCGATGATCCCAATGAAACCAAAGACAGTGATGGCGATGGTATTGGCGATAATGCTGATAAAGACCGAGATAACGATGGCGTAGATGATAACGCTGATGCCTTTCCTGATGATCCTACCGAAACCAAAGATACCGATAGCGACGGCGTTGGTGACAATGCTGATAAATTCCCAACTGACGCAACCGAAACCCATGATTTAGATAATGACGGTGTAGGTGATAATAGTGATCCAGATAAAGACGGCGACGGTGTTAATAACGATGTAGATGCGTTTCCGGAAGATAAAAATGAGAGCAAGGATACTGATGGCGACGGCGTAGGAGATAACGCCGACCCTGATCGTGACGGTGATGGTGTTAATAACGATCTTGATGATTTTCCTGATGATAAAAACGAGACGACAGATACAGATAAAGATGGCATAGGTAATGTCGCCGATACTGACGATGACGGTGATGGCATGCCTGATACGTTTGAAACTCAGTATCAACTTGATCCATTAGTTAATGACGCGAATCAAGATAAAGACAACGATGGCTTAACCAATATTCAGGAGCATCAGTTAGGAACGGCACCCGACACAGTCAACCAACAATTTACCGGTGACGCCTATGGACAAGCTAACGCGACAATTACATTTTGGGACAAACAAGGTGCTGAAGTTTCGTTAGTTAGCCAATCGGCTGCAGCAGTGAGTGCAGCCAATGATACAACGCAAACCGACGCCAGTGGATTATTTACCTTTTTTGCCAAGCAAGATGTGACATACCCACTTTTAGTTAAAGCAGCAGGTACTAAAGATACTTATTCTTTTGTATTTGAGTCGGGTAAATCAGTAACGGTTTCTGATTTAACCTCGGTTGTCGCTAAAAATATCTTCGAGGGCACTAAAGTAGGTCAATCAGTAGAAAGCCGCTTTGCTAGCGTGCTGGCTAATGGCGTTTCTGACTTAAAGCAAAGAAGTTTTCTTGAGTTATCTACTGTTATTGAAGAAATCAAGCAAGTCTCCCCCAATTTTGATTTTGGCCACTTTTCATTAGATAAAATATTTGCCGGTAGTGCTGATCTTAAGACGCAATTAACCCAAACTTCGGCTGTAACAACGGCGTTGAAAAATAAAGTTGAACAAAAACCTGGCTTTAGCGGTGTTATTTCGGGGGTTATTACAGAGCAAACCACTAAGAAGCCTGTTTCTGGTGTTAACGTGTTTATTGAAGGAGAGATCAACGCCACGACATCTGATATTGATGGTCAGTTCATTTTACGTAACGTACCTGTTGGTAAGCGTTTAGCGGTTACCTTTACTAGCCAACATTATGCGCCGAACCAGAAAATTATCGAGTTTGATGATACAGATTTAACCACTTCAACCTCGATAAAAGTGAAGTTGAAGCCCGTTCAATCATCGATTCCTTTGAGTAAAATTACCCTAGGTGGGGTGGTAGTCGCCAGTGAAGATGGTAAAGAGCAACTGCGGGTGGCAACCAATGATCAAAGTGTGAGCTTGTTAGTTTCGCCGAGCTTTGTCGATAAAGTATTACAGGCAACGAATAAGCAACGTCGTGCTGCACGCGGTGGCGTACTTGCTGCTTCTGAATCGGCTAACGCCAGCAATATATCATTAGATATTACCTCGATTGACCCTACCAACGAACGCGATATTTTCCCTGGTAACTTTGAAGCTCGCGACTTATCAGATGTATCAGCTGCGAATGAAGAGCAAGCGCCGATTACCCTAGAGTCGGTGGTGTTATCTGACTTTACGCTGCGAGACGAAAATGGCAACGAGTTAGCCATGCCTGATGGTGAAACAATAACCGCTCGTTTAGAAATTCCCGCGACATTACAAACTCAGTACCGTGCCGAGTTTGAAGCCGGTATTCGTACCATACCTTGGTGGTCATATAACGAAGTGACAGGTGAGTGGGTGTGGGAATCGGAAGCCACTTTACTTGATGTTAATGGCACATTATACGCAGAAGCGGTTTTAACCCATTTCAGTTGGTGGAATGTCGATAAGCCAATTAGTACTCATGCTGAAATTTGTGGCCGAGTTGTTGATGGCAGTGGTAATCCTATTTTGGGTGCTGACGTTATCGCAAATGGTATTTCATACAATGGTAATAGCAACGATGTGACCGATGCCAGCGGCGGTTATTCGATGCGCGTTAAGAAGCTTTCAACCATTTCGGTTGCGGCTACATTTGCTGATATTACGCGTTCAATTAATGTTAGTGTGACAAATCAAGGTGTTAACCAAGGATGCCAAAATCAAGTTGATATCGAAATCGCGACAGTCGAGGTATCAGGTACTGTTCGTGACCAAAATGACCAAGCGCTTGAAGGGGTTAAATTACTATTTAGTAACGGTACAACTGTATTTACCGATAGCGAAGGTAAATACTCGGTTAATACGGCTACTGATTTAACCTTAAAAATTAAAGCCAGTATCATTAAAAATGAGTTACGTCATTCAACGTCGACCGAAGTTGTCGTGCAAGATATCGATGTGACCCATGATATTACTGTGATCACGGATCCAGTCGAAATTACTGGGGTTATCAGTGTTGATGTACTTGGTACAGTAAGCCCATTAAGTAATGCCGTTATCACCGCGCAAAATGGTCAAGTGGTTAAAGCTGCTACAGATGGCAGTTTTGTTGTGACTACGCCAAGTAAAGAAGCCGCTTCTGCATTTGTAGTTGAAGTGAATGCGACGTTACCTTCTGGCCTAGTTGCTAAACGCAGTTTTGATTTAACACCATCTAATCAAGATATTGATTTAGGGAGTATCACCTTTGTCGATCAAGTGGTGACGGTTATCGGTAAAGTATTAGATCCTAATGGTAAGCCTTTGCGTGGTATCGACGTGGTTTCAAGTCTGTCGATTGGTGCTACTACAGATAACAATGGTGAATATCGGATCAGTGTACCAGCTGGTCAGCAAATCAATGTCAGTGCAACATATAGAGACACCTACATTAATGTTGAAGAAACGGTAACCACAGCAACAGTCGTGATCCCATCTGATGCGACTGAGGTACTGTTATCTAATTTACGCTTTAAAAATACCTTGCCAGCCACGGTGACAGGTACCGTGCGTGAAAAAGATACTAGTACGCCATTGGCCGGTGTCACTATAGTCACTAGCCTAGGTGAAACCGTTGTGACCAACGAGCGTGGGGTTTACACATTACGTGCACCTGTCGCATCGAACATCGGTTTGGATTATAGCTTTGACTATGCCGATGATAATGGTCAGCAAGCAAGATTTGGTGCAGGCAGTGATAGCGTCGCTACAGGTGCTTCCGGCTCGACTACCACCAAAAACTTGCTGTTAGATTTAGTCAGTAACCCGCCTTCAATTTTGTCAGTGGCTTTGAATCCTAAAGTGGTCAGTACTAACGAATCGGTTGAAGTGTCAGTATTTGCTAAAGACCCAGATGGTGATCCATTAACCATTAACATTGCCGGTCAGGTTGTTCCGCATGCGTCACAAACACTGCAAGCTGATGGTTCAATGAAAGCGACAGTCACCTTAACTTCTCAAGCGACTCAAGGTACGCAAACCTTTAAAGTCACTGCGACTGAAGATGTTACCGACCCATCACCAAGCGCGACTCGTAATGTGCAATTGATTGTTAAAGCTAACAGTGTTCCGGCAGTGATTGAGTTAATCGGTGATGTTAAAACTTTACGTCCGGGTGAGGGGCTAACATTATCTGCTAAAGCTTATGATATTGACGGTGATGTGATTAGTTATCGCTGGCAAGACGGCCAAGGCAATACTGTGGTAACTGATTCAAATAACTATTTCTTTGTTGTGCCAGTTGATACCGCTGATGGCGAATATACAGCGACTTTAACAGTGGAAGATGCTAAGCACGATGCCAATTTCAACAGTTTAAGTTTCACTTACTTTGTTCAGTCAAATCGTGCGCCGATAATTACAGGTGTCTTCACAACGCCTGCAACGACTGTTACTAGCGGTACTGAGGTTCGATTAAACGCTGTCGCTTCCGACCCTGATGGCAATACGGTTTCTTACCTATGGCAAAACGCTAATGATGAAACGGTGAGCACAACGAGAACGCTAGAATTCGTCGCGCCTGATGTGACGGCAGAAATAGTCGTGATTTATAAACTCACAGTGTCTGACGGTGAAAAACAGACCACGCAAAGTGTTGCGGTTATTGTTGAACCAGTAGCTGATAACCAGCCAACCGAGCCAGAAGAAGAGGCGAGTTTATCTGGTTTTGTAACAGATCCATCCGGCACACCTATCGCGGGTGCATTAATCGAGATTTACAATGTTGATCGCAGTGTTGATGTGCAAACCGCATCAGATGTAACCGGATTTTATCAATTCTTTGACATTCCAGCTGGGGATTACTTTGTAGTCGTGACCCGAGACGGATTTACGTTAAGTTCAAGTCGAGTTCAAATTCAAGAGCAAGCTCAAGAATAA
- the bamB gene encoding outer membrane protein assembly factor BamB has protein sequence MTLRLKLKSILLTAAVAMTLQGCSSSDDVASLPAPLPVVKNPQPVGQLWLSTDADGTDEFYSVLRPVVGYDKVFIASRSGDIYAYEKFSGDWVWASDIRKQQNSIWVTLGFDDEEIAKVAGGIVASYKKVFFGTENGEVIALDEATGKVVWRSKVKGEVLAKPAVDKGLVFVQTGSGLVYALDAETGEEKWMTESEVPVLTIRGTASPVYANGGVIVGGANGKVSVYLAETGQLAWEQAVAKPAGSTELERVVDVDATPIVLGSLIYSVSYGGKLTAMEMRNGRVVWDRDYSGFVDMVASGNELFVVDNQSNIYALDRRNGVEKWSSSELLNREITAPVIHEGKLAVGDFEGFIHWFNAETGKIEAQYLADIDGLNSSPYIERERLYVQGKSGKLSALVFAGAKITDEEGNEITPRRSRRNEEILPTKDQYDGHNRF, from the coding sequence ATGACACTTCGATTGAAGCTTAAAAGTATTTTGCTAACAGCAGCCGTAGCGATGACGCTACAAGGTTGCTCTAGCAGCGATGATGTTGCGAGTTTACCCGCTCCTCTTCCAGTAGTTAAAAATCCTCAACCGGTTGGCCAACTTTGGCTAAGTACGGATGCGGATGGTACTGACGAATTTTATTCTGTATTAAGACCCGTTGTTGGTTATGACAAAGTATTTATTGCTTCTCGTTCGGGCGATATCTACGCATACGAAAAATTTTCAGGTGACTGGGTTTGGGCGAGTGATATTCGCAAACAACAAAATAGCATCTGGGTTACTTTAGGTTTTGATGATGAAGAGATTGCCAAAGTTGCTGGCGGCATAGTAGCTTCATACAAAAAAGTATTCTTCGGTACTGAAAATGGCGAAGTAATAGCGTTAGATGAAGCAACAGGTAAAGTTGTTTGGCGCAGTAAAGTTAAAGGTGAAGTATTAGCCAAACCGGCGGTTGATAAAGGTTTAGTTTTTGTGCAGACCGGTTCAGGTTTGGTTTATGCCTTAGACGCCGAAACCGGTGAAGAAAAATGGATGACAGAATCAGAAGTGCCTGTGTTAACCATTCGTGGTACGGCTTCCCCCGTTTATGCCAACGGTGGTGTGATTGTTGGCGGTGCTAACGGCAAAGTTTCTGTATATTTAGCCGAAACTGGGCAGCTCGCGTGGGAGCAAGCAGTAGCTAAACCTGCGGGCTCTACTGAATTAGAGCGTGTGGTTGATGTTGATGCAACGCCTATTGTATTAGGTTCGTTAATTTATAGCGTATCTTATGGTGGTAAATTAACCGCTATGGAAATGCGTAATGGCCGTGTTGTCTGGGATCGTGATTACTCCGGTTTTGTTGATATGGTCGCGTCAGGTAATGAGTTATTTGTCGTTGATAACCAAAGTAATATTTACGCTTTAGATCGCCGTAACGGGGTAGAGAAGTGGAGTAGCTCTGAATTACTTAACCGTGAAATTACCGCTCCTGTTATCCATGAAGGGAAACTCGCCGTGGGTGATTTTGAAGGTTTTATTCATTGGTTTAATGCTGAAACAGGTAAAATCGAAGCGCAATACTTAGCCGACATTGATGGTTTAAATAGTTCACCCTATATCGAGCGTGAGCGTTTATATGTACAAGGAAAATCAGGCAAGCTGAGTGCATTAGTGTTTGCTGGCGCTAAAATCACTGACGAAGAGGGTAATGAAATTACGCCGCGCCGCAGTCGCCGTAATGAAGAAATATTACCGACTAAAGACCAATACGACGGCCACAATCGTTTCTAA
- a CDS encoding YfgM family protein, which translates to METYTTEEQQVEAIKKFWKENGVSIIVGIVAGLGGVGGYKWYQGEVVAKKEAASTAYDAAVKDLSADNTTQVESFIKDNAGSGYAELASLMLAKTLVEAGELDKAASQLEWVVKNASKPEVKALANYRLARIQVAQEKLDAALALTNQTFPESFSAQISELQGDIYLKQGNLEKARESYQAAADSDGLQGNPALQMKLDDLAVNSQVVGL; encoded by the coding sequence ATGGAAACCTATACTACTGAAGAACAACAAGTCGAAGCGATTAAAAAGTTTTGGAAAGAAAACGGTGTTTCTATTATTGTCGGCATCGTAGCAGGCCTAGGTGGCGTTGGTGGCTATAAATGGTATCAAGGTGAAGTCGTTGCAAAAAAAGAAGCTGCGTCAACCGCTTATGATGCGGCCGTTAAAGACTTAAGTGCGGATAACACAACGCAGGTTGAAAGCTTTATTAAAGATAATGCAGGTTCAGGTTATGCTGAATTAGCCTCGCTTATGTTAGCGAAAACACTGGTTGAAGCTGGTGAGTTAGATAAAGCCGCCTCTCAATTAGAGTGGGTTGTTAAAAATGCCAGCAAACCAGAAGTTAAAGCGTTAGCTAACTATCGTTTAGCGCGTATTCAAGTTGCACAAGAAAAATTAGATGCAGCTCTTGCATTAACTAACCAAACATTCCCTGAGTCGTTTTCAGCACAAATTAGTGAGCTGCAAGGCGATATTTATTTAAAACAAGGGAACTTAGAAAAAGCACGTGAGTCATATCAAGCTGCTGCGGATAGTGACGGTTTACAAGGTAACCCAGCATTACAAATGAAACTTGATGACTTAGCGGTTAATAGCCAGGTGGTTGGTTTATAA
- the hisS gene encoding histidine--tRNA ligase: protein MSKNIQAIRGMNDCLPSQTPVWQKVESVLRNVVASYGYSEIRMPVVEATELFKRSIGEVTDIVEKEMYTFDDRNGDSLTLRPEGTASCVRAGNQHGLLYNQTQRLWYMGPMFRHERPQKGRYRQFHQFGVETFGLNGPDIDAEVIAMTARFWQAFGIADKVTLEINSLGNSEDRAAHREALVSFLQANQDKLDEDCLRRMETNPLRVLDSKNPDVQAMLVDAPRLPDYLSEESAEHFAQLRARLDALGIQYRVNERLVRGLDYYNKTVFEWVTDCLGAQGTVCAGGRYDGLVAELGGKATPAVGFAMGLERLVLILETLGLTEDIRGAVDAYIVVAGQQAELQAPVFADALRDAMPDCRIQLHCGGGNFKKQFKKADQSGAQVALILGDDEVANKQVTVKYLRGQKQQTTISIDSVAAELANEFQR from the coding sequence GTGTCGAAAAATATTCAAGCCATTCGCGGCATGAACGATTGTTTACCAAGTCAAACTCCAGTTTGGCAGAAGGTAGAGTCAGTATTACGTAATGTTGTAGCCAGCTATGGCTATAGCGAAATTCGCATGCCTGTGGTTGAGGCAACCGAGTTATTTAAGCGCTCTATCGGCGAAGTGACCGATATTGTTGAAAAAGAGATGTATACCTTTGATGATCGCAACGGAGACAGTTTAACCTTGCGCCCAGAAGGCACCGCTAGCTGTGTACGCGCTGGTAACCAACATGGTTTGCTTTATAACCAAACTCAGCGGTTATGGTATATGGGACCTATGTTCCGCCACGAGCGTCCGCAAAAAGGCCGTTATCGTCAATTTCATCAATTTGGTGTCGAGACATTTGGCTTAAATGGCCCAGATATCGACGCTGAAGTGATCGCCATGACAGCGCGTTTTTGGCAAGCGTTTGGTATTGCCGACAAGGTGACACTAGAAATCAACTCGTTAGGTAACAGCGAAGATCGTGCAGCCCATCGCGAAGCCTTAGTCAGCTTTTTACAAGCTAATCAAGATAAGCTGGATGAAGATTGCTTACGCCGTATGGAAACCAATCCACTACGTGTGCTTGATAGCAAAAATCCTGATGTGCAAGCTATGTTAGTTGATGCTCCGCGTTTACCTGACTATTTAAGTGAAGAGTCTGCTGAGCACTTTGCCCAATTGCGCGCGCGTTTAGATGCGTTAGGTATTCAGTACCGCGTAAACGAGCGATTAGTCCGTGGTTTAGATTACTACAATAAAACCGTGTTTGAATGGGTTACTGACTGTTTAGGCGCCCAAGGTACAGTATGTGCGGGTGGTCGTTATGATGGTTTAGTCGCTGAACTTGGCGGTAAAGCAACCCCAGCAGTCGGTTTTGCAATGGGATTAGAGCGTTTAGTCTTGATTTTAGAGACTTTAGGCCTTACTGAAGATATACGTGGCGCAGTCGATGCTTATATTGTTGTTGCTGGTCAACAAGCTGAATTACAAGCGCCTGTGTTTGCTGATGCGTTACGTGATGCAATGCCGGATTGTCGGATCCAATTGCATTGCGGTGGCGGAAACTTTAAAAAACAATTTAAAAAAGCCGATCAAAGCGGCGCTCAAGTGGCATTAATATTGGGCGACGATGAAGTGGCAAATAAACAAGTGACGGTTAAATACCTTCGCGGTCAAAAACAACAAACAACAATTTCAATTGACTCTGTTGCGGCAGAGTTAGCCAATGAATTCCAGAGGTAA
- the ispG gene encoding flavodoxin-dependent (E)-4-hydroxy-3-methylbut-2-enyl-diphosphate synthase gives MFHESPIKRKPTKKIWVGKVPVGGDAPISVQSMTNTETTDVDATVAQIQRIADAGADIVRVSVPTMEAAEAFKLIKQRVDVPLVTDIHFDYRIALQVAEYGADCLRINPGNIGNEQRIRSVVDCARDKNIPIRIGVNGGSLERDIQEKYGEPTAEALLESAMRHVDILDRLNFDQFKVSVKASDVFLAVGAYRLLSAQIDNPLHLGITEAGGARAGAVKSAIGLGMLLNEGIGDTLRVSLAADPVEEIKIGFDILKSLRIRSRGINFIACPSCSRQEFDVIGTMNALEERLEDITTPMSVSVIGCVVNGPGEALVSDVGLAGAKSKSGFYLGGERQKERIDNNDIVDTLERHIRAKASKLDESKRIDIEQV, from the coding sequence ATGTTTCACGAGTCTCCAATTAAGCGTAAACCCACCAAGAAAATTTGGGTTGGTAAAGTACCAGTCGGTGGTGATGCACCGATTTCTGTTCAGTCAATGACAAATACAGAAACGACAGATGTTGATGCAACTGTCGCGCAAATTCAGCGTATTGCTGATGCCGGTGCCGATATTGTGCGTGTTTCTGTACCGACAATGGAGGCAGCAGAAGCGTTTAAATTGATTAAACAACGAGTGGATGTTCCACTAGTAACAGATATTCACTTTGATTATCGCATAGCGTTACAAGTGGCTGAATACGGTGCGGACTGTTTGCGTATTAATCCTGGCAATATAGGTAACGAGCAGCGAATTCGCTCAGTTGTTGATTGTGCACGCGATAAAAACATCCCTATTCGTATCGGGGTTAACGGCGGTTCACTAGAGCGTGACATTCAAGAAAAATACGGCGAGCCAACAGCGGAAGCTTTGCTTGAATCGGCTATGCGCCATGTAGATATACTAGACAGATTAAACTTTGATCAGTTTAAAGTGAGTGTAAAAGCATCGGATGTGTTTTTGGCCGTAGGTGCCTATCGTTTATTGTCAGCGCAAATTGATAATCCTTTGCATTTAGGTATTACTGAAGCTGGTGGTGCCAGAGCAGGGGCGGTTAAATCGGCAATTGGTTTAGGTATGCTATTGAATGAGGGCATTGGTGATACATTGCGCGTATCTTTAGCGGCTGATCCTGTCGAAGAGATTAAAATTGGTTTTGATATTTTAAAATCATTACGTATTCGTTCACGCGGCATTAATTTCATTGCTTGTCCGAGTTGTTCTCGTCAAGAGTTTGATGTCATTGGTACCATGAACGCACTTGAAGAGCGTTTAGAAGATATTACTACCCCGATGTCGGTGTCAGTGATTGGTTGCGTAGTCAACGGCCCAGGTGAAGCCTTAGTATCTGATGTTGGCCTTGCCGGTGCTAAAAGCAAAAGTGGCTTTTATTTAGGTGGTGAGCGTCAAAAAGAGCGCATCGATAACAATGATATTGTTGATACGTTAGAGCGTCATATTCGGGCAAAAGCCAGTAAATTAGATGAATCTAAGCGTATTGATATCGAACAGGTCTAG
- a CDS encoding RodZ domain-containing protein, translating into MMTEKIEQEQLTESQPTPGQMLQELRELQKLSRQDVADSLNLKIDIIEKIEKNQFKDIGTPLFVRGYLKSCAKLYGIEEESVMALYDAMSDAPQVQRVKMTSFSRRTSREAHDSRLMLATYIIIAIVILSFVLWWWQRDQAPTFNSLVDVVNEQVSDTQAADPTSSASDEQKVLSAGEPSADEPSTDELAQPLDSVALDETPQQELANQEQASSTAISAAPLVQDPTPKTIAADSSQQSTALLNVATPDGAVAMELTFIDDCWLVITDATGREIANGVKKKGYVMPVSGVAPVSFVLGAPENVSMTFDGKTIDMTQFKAGRVARFSLPFDHE; encoded by the coding sequence ATGATGACTGAAAAAATAGAACAAGAACAACTTACAGAAAGTCAGCCTACGCCGGGACAAATGCTGCAAGAGTTACGCGAGTTACAAAAATTGTCTCGCCAAGATGTGGCTGATAGCTTGAATTTAAAAATTGATATCATTGAAAAAATTGAGAAAAATCAATTCAAAGATATCGGCACACCTTTGTTTGTTCGTGGCTATTTAAAGTCTTGCGCCAAGCTATACGGTATTGAAGAAGAAAGCGTCATGGCTTTGTATGATGCCATGTCTGACGCGCCGCAAGTTCAACGGGTTAAAATGACTAGCTTTTCACGCCGTACCTCGCGTGAAGCGCACGATAGTCGCTTAATGTTAGCAACTTATATCATTATTGCGATAGTCATTTTGTCGTTTGTATTATGGTGGTGGCAGCGCGATCAAGCACCAACGTTTAACTCGTTGGTTGACGTTGTTAATGAGCAAGTGAGTGACACTCAAGCTGCTGATCCCACTTCATCTGCGAGTGATGAGCAAAAAGTACTAAGTGCAGGCGAGCCAAGTGCAGATGAGCCAAGTACAGATGAGCTTGCTCAGCCATTAGACAGTGTTGCGCTAGATGAGACGCCACAACAAGAATTAGCTAATCAAGAGCAAGCTAGTTCAACAGCCATTTCCGCTGCACCATTGGTTCAAGATCCAACACCGAAAACAATTGCAGCTGACAGCTCGCAGCAGTCAACTGCTTTATTAAACGTTGCAACACCAGATGGTGCCGTCGCAATGGAATTAACCTTTATTGACGATTGTTGGCTGGTGATCACGGACGCAACCGGTCGAGAAATTGCCAATGGTGTTAAGAAAAAAGGTTACGTTATGCCTGTTTCTGGCGTTGCGCCGGTTAGTTTTGTATTGGGTGCACCTGAAAATGTCAGTATGACATTTGATGGTAAAACGATTGATATGACCCAGTTTAAGGCCGGACGCGTTGCACGATTTAGTTTACCGTTTGATCATGAATAA
- the pilW gene encoding type IV pilus biogenesis/stability protein PilW yields the protein MRIIGALLLVGMATHIAGCVTKTTYAESGKPVIEREQNPTEIAQTRLALALRYINAGNYSQAKYNLDAALKHAPEMPEVHFSLAYYYQTVNELDNANQAYLKVLQLHPDNGDALNNYGTFLCQTERFVEAEQYFLKAVAQDEYIRESQTYVNLGVCLLENKQKQKAHSYLLKALEHNPYNVKALMELTELSLDARQLQEARNYLQRYEKATRSGRSARSLWLGYQIESQLKNNMGAEQYGRTLVRFYPNASQTKAYIELTR from the coding sequence ATGCGGATAATTGGCGCGTTACTTTTAGTCGGTATGGCAACTCACATAGCGGGTTGTGTGACAAAAACAACCTATGCTGAAAGTGGAAAACCTGTAATAGAGCGGGAACAAAACCCGACCGAGATCGCGCAAACGCGCCTAGCGCTGGCTTTACGTTATATCAATGCTGGCAACTATTCGCAGGCTAAATATAATTTAGATGCAGCGCTTAAACATGCTCCTGAAATGCCTGAGGTACATTTTAGCTTAGCTTATTATTATCAAACCGTTAACGAGTTAGACAACGCCAATCAAGCTTATTTGAAAGTGTTACAACTGCATCCAGATAATGGCGATGCCTTAAATAACTACGGCACATTTTTGTGTCAAACAGAACGGTTTGTCGAAGCTGAACAATATTTTTTAAAAGCAGTTGCGCAAGATGAGTACATAAGAGAGTCGCAAACTTATGTTAATTTAGGCGTCTGTTTGCTGGAAAATAAACAAAAACAAAAAGCACACAGTTACTTATTAAAAGCACTTGAACATAACCCCTACAATGTAAAAGCATTGATGGAATTAACCGAATTATCCTTAGATGCGCGCCAATTACAGGAAGCGCGTAATTATTTGCAGCGTTACGAAAAAGCGACCCGATCTGGCCGTTCAGCCCGCAGTTTATGGTTGGGCTATCAAATTGAAAGCCAGCTTAAAAATAATATGGGTGCTGAACAATATGGTCGTACCTTGGTACGCTTTTATCCAAATGCTTCTCAAACTAAAGCTTATATTGAACTTACTCGATGA